From a single Bryobacter aggregatus MPL3 genomic region:
- a CDS encoding putative Ig domain-containing protein, whose amino-acid sequence MRQSFGTLVVSLVFFTHIALAASRPAINSENLPSGKIGEPYGTQLEYISEAPTTIVFSVGGGSLPPGLSLSASGFISGTPTTSGEFAFHAQLNDANGSDTRRIVIRIQEAQLFLSGSFFYGFLGEPFREQLSVDNGREPYQFLLSSGSFPPGLSMSPRGLITGTPTVLGNAESRITVIDASGRSVSASVTIRITDAPVKLTSLNPPVAVLNKPYAYQLTASGGDGINNHVFYLESGDLPPGLSATDRGLISGTPKTLGSFVSTWVAADWSGTKGRGQLTFKVVQSNLTVDNPGPPTGRVGVAYEYIVTSSNGNSPVSYALVGGSLPPGLSLTPATGRINGTPTQHGNFSFTIRATDSTASQAEALMTILINPPILVLSGILPGGRAGVAYAATLAASGGVTPYTYSLRSGTLPAGLTLSTAGLLSGTPTQAASISLGVRVTDATGVTADASYTLTITSTPIVFPAPQLSRGYVNLDYSQRISAQGGGGALRYLAATALPSGLTLSSTGLLSGKPTQTGTFLLTFRATDDANQTADTQATLNIEPALTKLTILEPPVNSLLYGQTPTLRFNAAAGSLPYRWALASGSLPSGMRLEESGQVLGRPLVWGASNFTLRVTDASGATHELPTHLDIAIPENLYAASVGVSYTQTLSGNATTYSLDNSFPGALPAGLSIDASGKLSGTPTTPGAYVFGLLTISATGEYGSRTLGLQVHPGAGAAAVNEPSLPGGSVGASYYTTLSATPTANSWTTTAVPPGLRLEANGALSGTPTLAGNYSFTLRADNGASRAFTISILPVGMPSLSAVLNAANYDAGSLNPLGLITLFGNNMGPESIETLQLDANNSVKEQLGGTRVLVNGRPAPMVYTFSNQASAITPNLEESDQLLQVVVERNHVQSAPVRLRFVPRQPAVFTQDGSGSGLAAALNQNGMLNTAANPAPRNSIVTFYLTGCGQTNPAATAGSVASAAGPLAATTTVQIAKLPAELLYAGAAPGLVAGVCQINARIPGNAPAGEQAIRFTIGAEISSTIATVQVGN is encoded by the coding sequence ATGCGTCAGTCCTTCGGTACCCTCGTTGTTTCCCTGGTCTTTTTCACACACATTGCTCTGGCGGCCTCTCGTCCCGCCATCAACTCAGAGAATCTGCCCTCCGGTAAGATCGGCGAGCCTTATGGCACGCAGCTCGAATATATTTCTGAAGCTCCCACAACAATCGTCTTCTCGGTTGGTGGGGGCAGCCTTCCGCCCGGGCTCTCTCTTTCCGCGAGCGGATTCATCTCGGGCACGCCCACCACTAGCGGCGAGTTTGCGTTCCACGCCCAGCTCAATGATGCAAATGGAAGTGATACGCGACGCATTGTCATCCGCATCCAGGAGGCTCAACTCTTCCTCTCGGGGAGTTTCTTCTATGGCTTCCTCGGGGAACCCTTCCGGGAGCAACTCTCGGTCGACAACGGGCGGGAACCCTACCAGTTTCTTCTCTCCAGTGGAAGTTTTCCTCCAGGGCTCTCGATGTCTCCGCGTGGCCTGATCACCGGCACGCCCACAGTTCTCGGTAATGCCGAGAGCAGGATCACCGTAATCGACGCCTCGGGCCGCTCGGTTTCTGCAAGCGTAACGATTCGAATTACCGACGCGCCTGTCAAGCTCACCAGCCTCAATCCACCGGTTGCAGTCCTCAACAAGCCCTATGCTTACCAGCTCACCGCGTCGGGTGGCGATGGCATCAACAACCACGTCTTCTATCTCGAGAGTGGCGATCTTCCTCCCGGACTTTCGGCTACGGACAGAGGGCTCATCTCCGGCACTCCCAAGACCCTTGGTAGCTTTGTCAGCACCTGGGTTGCGGCGGACTGGTCTGGCACCAAAGGCCGTGGGCAACTCACCTTCAAAGTGGTGCAGTCGAATCTGACGGTCGATAATCCGGGGCCTCCCACTGGCCGGGTCGGCGTTGCCTACGAATACATCGTTACCTCGAGCAACGGCAACTCGCCTGTTTCCTATGCATTGGTGGGTGGAAGCCTACCGCCGGGCCTCAGCCTCACTCCCGCCACGGGCCGCATCAATGGCACTCCCACCCAGCATGGGAACTTCTCTTTCACCATCCGAGCCACCGATAGCACGGCAAGCCAAGCTGAAGCCCTCATGACGATCCTCATCAACCCTCCGATTCTTGTCTTGAGCGGCATTCTCCCCGGCGGGCGCGCTGGCGTCGCTTATGCTGCCACCCTGGCTGCCAGCGGTGGAGTCACGCCGTACACTTACTCACTGCGTTCTGGCACTCTTCCCGCGGGACTGACGCTGAGCACCGCCGGCCTCCTTTCCGGCACTCCAACCCAAGCCGCAAGCATTTCTCTCGGAGTGCGTGTTACCGATGCAACAGGCGTTACGGCGGATGCCTCCTACACGCTCACCATTACCTCGACGCCCATTGTCTTCCCCGCGCCACAACTCTCGCGAGGCTATGTCAATCTCGATTACTCGCAGCGCATTAGCGCACAGGGTGGTGGCGGCGCGCTTCGCTACCTTGCGGCAACGGCGCTTCCTTCCGGTCTTACTCTGAGCAGCACCGGTTTGCTAAGCGGCAAACCCACTCAGACTGGCACCTTCCTCTTAACGTTTCGCGCCACTGACGATGCAAACCAGACGGCAGACACCCAGGCGACGCTCAACATCGAACCCGCGCTGACAAAGCTCACCATCCTTGAACCTCCCGTCAACAGCTTGCTCTATGGACAAACGCCCACGCTCCGCTTCAATGCTGCTGCTGGTTCGTTGCCCTATCGTTGGGCGCTGGCGAGCGGCTCCCTACCGAGCGGAATGCGGCTCGAAGAGTCAGGACAAGTCCTCGGACGTCCCCTGGTCTGGGGCGCTTCGAACTTTACACTCCGTGTTACCGACGCAAGCGGAGCAACGCACGAACTGCCGACCCATCTCGACATCGCGATTCCGGAAAACCTCTATGCGGCGAGCGTCGGTGTTTCGTACACGCAAACTCTGAGTGGCAACGCCACGACATACTCGCTCGACAACAGCTTTCCCGGAGCTCTGCCCGCAGGGCTCAGCATTGATGCGAGCGGCAAGCTCAGTGGCACGCCCACTACTCCCGGCGCTTATGTCTTCGGGCTGCTGACAATCTCTGCGACTGGAGAATATGGCTCGCGCACTCTGGGGCTGCAAGTCCATCCAGGGGCTGGGGCAGCCGCCGTCAATGAACCGAGCCTCCCGGGAGGCAGTGTCGGCGCATCCTATTACACGACGCTTTCTGCGACGCCTACCGCCAATTCCTGGACTACAACTGCCGTGCCTCCCGGACTCCGTCTCGAAGCGAACGGCGCACTGAGCGGCACGCCAACTCTCGCTGGCAATTACAGCTTCACGCTCCGTGCGGATAACGGCGCAAGCCGCGCCTTCACGATCTCGATTCTTCCCGTGGGCATGCCCAGTCTGAGCGCGGTCCTGAATGCGGCAAACTACGACGCCGGTAGCTTGAACCCTCTCGGCCTGATCACTCTCTTTGGCAACAACATGGGTCCCGAGTCGATTGAGACATTGCAGTTAGATGCGAACAACAGCGTCAAAGAACAACTGGGTGGAACCCGGGTCCTGGTCAACGGAAGACCTGCACCGATGGTCTATACGTTCTCAAACCAAGCCAGCGCCATCACGCCGAATCTAGAGGAATCGGACCAACTCCTCCAAGTGGTAGTCGAGCGAAACCATGTGCAGTCGGCTCCCGTGCGGCTCCGTTTTGTTCCTCGTCAACCTGCTGTCTTCACGCAGGATGGCAGCGGCTCTGGACTGGCCGCAGCTCTGAATCAGAATGGAATGCTCAACACCGCGGCAAACCCTGCGCCGCGCAACTCGATTGTGACCTTCTATCTGACGGGCTGCGGCCAAACCAATCCTGCAGCCACGGCAGGCTCGGTGGCCAGCGCGGCCGGCCCCTTGGCCGCGACGACGACGGTACAGATCGCGAAGCTCCCGGCGGAACTTCTCTACGCGGGCGCCGCGCCGGGCCTGGTGGCGGGAGTCTGTCAGATAAATGCTCGAATTCCCGGCAACGCCCCAGCCGGAGAACAAGCGATCCGTTTCACCATTGGTGCTGAAATCTCATCCACAATCGCGACGGTGCAGGTAGGGAACTAA
- a CDS encoding carboxypeptidase-like regulatory domain-containing protein translates to MKMLWVLMLIPLGLAAQDNWEVSGRVTGVEGSPKDFYVNLQGPQYVKPVQTDGDGRFSFQGTQAGVYVLHVEKKHNTSEPRSRTLRLSAGQKMSGIEIQIPEAGVISGRIRDDADQPVAGLLVLAMSRAVRDGKARFELKGSDRSNDLGEYRIGGVPRGAYMIVAMARPALPVSKVSATPTAPKPTVSNAPLVVFAPEGRAYEAASIVNVQTGEKRPGVDIRWRKEATHCVSFEATGAVRDAEAPSMLYVSLKSWSSGEVLQSIAEGMIEANEAHQICGVPSGSYKLHLSSFTKDRRRGIGYTRVSVEVGKSAVQLGVIPLHASLPVEGTIRIEGAAPEATVPSGMQFRLVRGDRGIMIGEHQQEKVDADGKFRFPAIYADGYGMVIEGMPQGHYIRKANQNGRNILVDGLRPGDGRVEVVLASNGASVQGRVLGEKDVAIPDATIFLAPRSGGEALIAQSDQHGVFSFPSGLAPGEYSAVAVADLMESERRSAHVWQRYSIQTLSLRLGEKESKQQDLKAIPAVAR, encoded by the coding sequence ATGAAGATGCTTTGGGTTCTGATGCTGATTCCGCTGGGTCTCGCGGCGCAAGACAACTGGGAAGTCTCCGGCCGGGTGACGGGTGTGGAGGGCTCGCCAAAGGACTTCTATGTGAACTTACAAGGGCCGCAATATGTGAAGCCGGTGCAGACCGATGGCGACGGACGCTTTTCATTCCAAGGGACACAAGCGGGGGTGTACGTTCTGCATGTCGAGAAGAAGCACAACACGAGCGAGCCACGCTCGCGGACGCTGCGGCTGTCGGCAGGACAGAAGATGAGCGGCATCGAGATCCAGATTCCCGAGGCTGGCGTCATTTCCGGACGCATTCGAGATGACGCGGATCAACCGGTTGCGGGGCTCTTAGTGTTGGCGATGTCGCGGGCTGTGCGAGATGGCAAAGCGCGCTTTGAGCTCAAAGGCAGCGATCGCTCCAATGATCTGGGCGAGTATCGGATCGGAGGGGTTCCACGGGGCGCATACATGATTGTGGCGATGGCTCGGCCGGCCCTGCCCGTCAGCAAAGTTTCCGCGACGCCGACTGCTCCGAAGCCTACTGTAAGCAATGCTCCACTCGTCGTTTTTGCGCCGGAAGGTCGAGCTTACGAAGCAGCCAGCATTGTGAATGTTCAGACTGGAGAGAAGCGGCCAGGCGTCGATATTCGCTGGCGGAAAGAAGCAACGCATTGCGTGAGCTTTGAGGCGACAGGCGCCGTTCGGGATGCAGAAGCTCCCAGCATGCTCTATGTGTCGTTGAAGTCATGGAGCAGCGGAGAGGTGCTGCAATCGATCGCGGAAGGCATGATTGAGGCGAACGAGGCTCATCAGATTTGTGGGGTTCCGTCCGGCAGCTACAAGCTCCATCTCTCCAGCTTCACGAAGGACAGGCGGCGAGGGATTGGCTATACGCGCGTGAGTGTCGAGGTTGGGAAGAGCGCCGTACAGCTTGGCGTCATTCCGTTGCACGCATCGTTGCCGGTAGAAGGGACGATTCGCATAGAGGGCGCGGCGCCGGAAGCGACGGTACCGTCGGGCATGCAGTTCAGACTGGTGCGCGGTGATCGCGGGATTATGATCGGCGAACATCAACAGGAGAAGGTGGATGCGGATGGGAAGTTCCGCTTCCCGGCGATCTATGCGGATGGCTATGGAATGGTGATCGAAGGGATGCCGCAGGGGCATTACATTCGGAAGGCGAATCAAAATGGTCGCAATATTTTGGTGGATGGGCTGAGACCAGGGGATGGTCGCGTGGAGGTTGTACTGGCGTCGAATGGCGCGTCTGTTCAGGGTCGAGTGCTGGGAGAGAAGGATGTCGCCATTCCGGATGCGACGATCTTTCTTGCGCCGCGATCAGGTGGGGAGGCGCTGATTGCGCAGTCTGACCAGCACGGTGTTTTCAGCTTTCCCTCTGGGCTAGCGCCTGGTGAATATTCGGCAGTCGCAGTTGCAGATCTGATGGAAAGCGAACGTCGTTCTGCTCACGTGTGGCAGCGCTATTCCATTCAGACGTTGAGTCTTCGCCTTGGCGAGAAGGAATCGAAGCAGCAGGACCTGAAAGCGATTCCGGCCGTTGCGAGATGA
- a CDS encoding carboxypeptidase-like regulatory domain-containing protein, translating into MNGDLCSLRRIAAVVCVLLPMTVELGGAEADRQLRVIDAQSGDAIDGALVVFRFADGTAAEIRLDSEGILNLPKVPQSGCVSEVRRAGYLYFSNLGDACSHTVTTVPLLRSGVISGSVQLSSQRPAHGALVQVMRVDDFDLKTETLTHWSCDDEGKFRAYGLAPGRYRITASLPELGASLPVYYPGETEVSRAQEVELRPGQLLDGLQWTIPSFERASIVGIISNPVGKRVEMDLRASGGRAAVLHTRTAKVGVEFAFSDLAAGSYSLTFRESPEDWSSQGLADGSAARAAALVVETGTTTEVALLPTSRFQFDFIGEASCKRRGRLILDSTQAAWEDEPASYALTGAPLRTLRLPRSTYSVRLAGLELGCYLASPVEAHLASDLTLQLELRRGSATVSGKIVGSGQHVLLWKDGEALWTGRVESLDSEGRFAFVQLRGGRYRILAFTEFAEIANGVASAGQALEVVDDHVVNLSIGKGAQ; encoded by the coding sequence ATGAACGGCGACCTTTGCAGCTTGCGGCGGATTGCCGCTGTGGTTTGTGTCTTGTTGCCGATGACGGTGGAACTCGGTGGCGCAGAAGCTGACAGGCAACTTCGCGTCATTGATGCCCAGAGTGGCGATGCCATCGACGGCGCATTGGTGGTCTTTCGATTCGCTGACGGGACGGCGGCGGAGATTCGACTTGACTCCGAGGGAATCCTGAATCTTCCGAAGGTGCCACAGAGTGGATGTGTGTCCGAGGTCCGGCGTGCTGGCTATCTTTACTTCTCGAATCTGGGCGACGCTTGTTCGCACACGGTCACAACAGTTCCACTTCTGCGCAGTGGAGTGATCAGCGGCTCTGTTCAGTTGAGCTCGCAGCGTCCGGCACATGGCGCGCTTGTCCAGGTGATGCGTGTGGATGACTTCGATCTGAAGACAGAGACCCTCACGCATTGGAGTTGCGATGACGAGGGCAAGTTTCGCGCCTATGGTTTGGCGCCGGGGCGCTATCGCATCACGGCGAGTCTGCCGGAGCTTGGGGCTTCCCTTCCCGTCTACTATCCGGGCGAAACGGAAGTGAGCAGAGCGCAGGAGGTGGAGTTGCGGCCCGGGCAACTTCTCGATGGGCTGCAATGGACGATTCCTTCGTTTGAACGTGCTTCGATCGTTGGCATTATCTCGAACCCAGTGGGGAAACGCGTGGAGATGGATCTGCGTGCGTCGGGTGGAAGGGCGGCCGTTCTCCATACTCGCACCGCGAAGGTGGGCGTCGAGTTTGCTTTCTCAGATTTGGCAGCGGGGAGCTACTCGCTGACCTTTCGCGAATCGCCCGAGGATTGGAGCAGCCAAGGATTGGCTGATGGGTCAGCGGCGCGCGCGGCTGCGTTGGTGGTCGAGACAGGCACGACGACGGAGGTGGCCTTGCTGCCCACTAGTCGCTTTCAGTTTGACTTTATTGGTGAGGCGAGTTGTAAGCGCAGGGGCAGGCTGATTCTCGACTCGACGCAGGCGGCTTGGGAGGATGAGCCCGCGAGCTATGCGCTGACTGGGGCTCCACTGCGTACGCTGCGTCTTCCTCGTTCGACTTACAGTGTTCGCCTTGCTGGTCTTGAGCTGGGCTGTTATCTCGCCAGCCCAGTGGAGGCGCATCTCGCTTCCGATCTCACGCTGCAGCTTGAGTTGCGAAGGGGCAGCGCAACTGTGTCTGGCAAGATTGTTGGTTCCGGGCAGCACGTATTGCTGTGGAAGGATGGCGAAGCCCTGTGGACAGGACGGGTCGAGAGCTTGGACTCTGAGGGCCGATTTGCATTCGTTCAGTTGCGTGGAGGCCGCTACCGAATCCTCGCATTTACAGAGTTCGCCGAAATCGCGAATGGCGTCGCCAGCGCGGGGCAGGCATTGGAAGTAGTCGATGACCATGTTGTGAATCTATCGATTGGAAAGGGCGCACAATGA